CTCTTGTTAGCTTTTGGTGTCAAGAAGCACATAAGGTGATATCTTTTTATCTAACATTTACAAGAAATTTGAAAGAAAGTAATGTAACATTTGTGCTTTACAATTTTGCTATGTTTACAGAAATTGTGTGCAACAAACTCTCGGTGTGCAAAAGAACAGAAGAATACGCACACAACGGGGAGGAAAAGCCATGCTAGACTGAAGAAAGAGATGGTGATATATATTCTAACTGTTGTTATGTGTAAAATTCAATGATCATGTAATAGAAttgattggattctcaattttAATATCTTGTGCAGGAAGATCGAAGGAAAGGAAAGGTTCATAGGATAGAATTATGGGACGCTGCTCATAAGAAAAAGAGTGGGAGATACAGCACCAACAAAGTGAAATTGGTAATGGTATATTTTTCTGCTACTTGTGGATTCAATTTGGAGTTATTGTTATGATTATGTGACCTTGCTATATGCTTATTTCGATAGGATGCATCATTTGAGgaattagaaaaaagaaaagagcagaACAATGGTAATCTTTCAGCTAATGATTTTAATGAGGTGTTCAACGAGATTGTTGCTAAACAATTAAAAGCACGTGGGTACTACGATGATAAGTACTGGAGTCAAGTGCAAGTTTCTAAAGGTATTACTCTTGTTACTGAAACTGAAGAAGAAAGAAGGTACCGTGACAAAGTGAATACAATGGACAATAAGATGCAATGCATGAGTGGTGCTATGAAACTTTGGCTTGCTTTTGTGTCACAAAAGTACCCAGATGATGATTTGCTAAAAAGAAAGGAAAGAGCTCTACATGATGAAGTAAGCCTCCATGGGGTCCCTGTCTATGTCTCTCTCTCTTAGGAATGAGTTTATTCATATCTTGTAACTAAGCGtttgttttttcatttttctGTAGGTTGTTGATACTGAAATGGATGGTCAGACTGATACTGAGCAAGACTGTAGTGATGACGGTACCCATGGCGCATGTAGCGATGATGGCATTGAGATCGACAATGATAATGCGTGCTCTCCAGAAAAATTTGTTCAGGTAACACTAACCTTTCTTCACCCTGCTTGTCTGTGATTCTACATTATTGTAGCTATGAGATGCAGCTACAGGAATTAGAAGGGAGCACAACCCTTATTTCTAATTTCTAAGATACAATATACCATGTAAGTACATTCGAATGTCTTAAATTCTAAGGTTACAAATATGCAGGCCCAGAATTCTagtcaagtcaacaaggattgttCCATGCCAGAGTTACCACGTGAGCCAATGGTTGCAAAGGTATGTTAGAAATATACAAGGGGCAAGAAAATTAAGGTCTGCTCTTTTTGGTTGTCCACGTAGCTTCAACAGTGCTTACTGCTGATTGCTTCTCAGACAGCCTGCATTTGTGATTTTCCAGGGATAGTTCTTGCCAAACTCTGCTCACCGATCTGCTCTTAGAAAATAAAACCTTGCAGATTTCAATTCACAAAAACTAGAGACAAACCTGAAAACTAAAACCTTTCAGATTTGAACCACAGATCATAACTCTTTTATTATTTAGTGTAAAATGGTCTCACTGGATGCTTTGTCCTGAAAGAAAGCACAAAATAAATATTCCAATGTATTGCTATTTTATGGTCACATGCAGCAACAATTATTTTGCTGTTATCCTTACTACAGGCAAAAGAAAAACTGTCATAGCAAGTAAATAGGCATGTGACTAAAAGTAAATTTACTTAGCAACTAAATATTCCATACTTGGCTTGTTCAGATAGGAAAGACTGGTGGGAGACTGCAGCTCATAAACACATTTGAAGGGAAATATGCTGCTTCCTTAGTTCCATCTAGTATGTATGATATTTTTTTGAAGGGGTCTTAATGTGAGATTTGGTTAACAATCTTGCTATAGCTCCCAATATGAAGTTAAAAACAATAATCTGATTAAGAACTATTGTATGAGATGTGCTAACATTATGAACTATTCTAGTCATGTACATCTATTTGATTATCAAAATCCGAATTGAGTGCAACATAAACCATGTTACATGTCACAAAATTGATAGTGCAACTATGACTGCAGGTGGCACATATTGAGAATCAAGGTCATGCAGATAAGGGTTCTGAAGGTCTAACTTTTCCACGTGATACCACAATGACCAATATTGTATGTCTATATTTTATATTATTGTAACACTTCAAAGTATGGCTGAACTTGCTAGATCAATGATATGGTTTGATTGTGTCTATTGCAGAGATCTCAAAGAATTGAAGCTCCTGCTTGTAATCAATCAGGATCGGTATGTGCTTGTTTCCTTTGTTTTGAAGCTAAATTAATTACAAGTTTGATGATCATGactatgttttacaaaatgaTAGAGCCAACTGGAAGTCTATCTTATTTCACTAAGAAACAATTATAAAATCGTGGCCAAAGGAAAGCTAGTGACTACTGATAGCACTCGAAGCATTGGTGGCACTGTGCTTGGAAAAGAATTTGTTGGGGTTTATGTTGAGACCCTTGAAAATAATGTCAATGGAAACAATGGAGATGAGATGTTACCTAGACCACTCTTTTCTATCAAAACTATGAAAGATgctattggctttcttgttgctTGGCCTCGTTCGCATGTAAGTTTTGTTATATTATCGATTTTTTATTTTGTATTTCTAAAAAATATACTACATATCCCTCTAAACACATGTCTCATTGTAGGTTAAAAAAGTTAAGAGTTCAACTCAAGCTGGTACAGCCTTGGTATCTTTCATTCTTGCTATATTGGTTTTATTAGAATTCATGTGTCAACTCAATCTTGTCTTATTTTGCAGCTTGATGGAAACGTGTAACTTGATGTGCTTGGAAAGAGAAGCTACAAGTTTCAGAGTGAACAAGATAGACTTTAGATGTTAGTGAAAAATATAGATATTTGTTTAATATTGCCACTTTTcctatgcttctttatgaatatgGTTTGCTTCTAAGAGTGCACTTTAATGGGTCATTAAACATTATCTTGTTTTGTAAAGACAGTGGATttttcaatgcaatgccttcatgattCACTTCCTCATTATCTAGTCATTCCAATTCATGTGTGTCCAAATTTGTAGAAGTCCCTTTATTTCTAGTAAGAATGTGTAACTATAAATATGGCTATAATAATAATATGCACATTATAAAATGGATAAATATCTTTTTTTAGATGACGTTATAAAACGTTACTATATGATGTTTCTATATTAGTAGACACGAAATATAAATGTGTGTAAAATTGTCTCTATTTTCTTGAAACGCAAAATGATGTTACTAAACAATGTATCTATATTGttagacatgtaatataaatgtATTACTTAAACGTCTCTATACTTCTTGATACACAATTTGATGTCATTACAAAACGTGACAACATTAGTACACACATAATATAAATATATCTATGAGAACGTCTCTACACTTTTTAACACACAATACAACATCATTACGCACCGTTACTACATTAGTACACACATTATACGAATGTATCTATGAGAACGTCTCTAAATTTCTTAGCACATATGAAGCGCTGCTATATAACATAACTACACAAATAACCACGTTATACAAATGTATCTATAAAAGTGTATCAATGTCCGTAGGCATGCAACAAACGTCTCTACAATACGTCTCTTTATCACCTAGACACGCTTAGAGAACTCGTCTCTACAAGTCCTGACACGGTCCATGCGAAGACGCTTCTAACACGCTTTATAAAAACATGCCTACAATCTTGTAGAGACGAAATAAAACGTGTCTATCATATAAATAAAACGTCACTACATGGGGGTATTTCTAGTAGTGAGTcgatgcaaccctgcttgttgaagaactcgccgaattTCTAcggtactcctactcctaatgcgatggcgaaagctaGAAAGATTGTGTTAATTGATTGTTCGTGTCCTTGTACAATAactagggtccaatatttatacccggaacctaaacatgaatcctactcaaatacgacttattacaattcttggagtaaaagaaaacattcctaacttaaaataaaatggaccctaatctttccctttctaTAGAGTCCGTCATATCTTTCCCCGTAGTCCATCAACGTCGTCTGTTGACGTTATCCAAAAAGATCCGATTCCAGTAccgtatctgaatcagctaatatcgatcGTTACGCaaccgattccttgatgacacaatctcaGAAGCTTCGAGTCCCCGCGCTCTCCTtccaaaattttggtgtaaacagcctGCCCCGACCTCTCCCCCTGCCTTAGTCATGCACCGAGGCAGCGGCTCACGACCTCTCCACCACGACCTCTAGGAATGATGGTAAAGGGACCAAGTCCCGCCAAACGTGCCCGCTCTGACAGGGATAGGTACGTCGCACTGACCTCATAAAGACCGAGGGAAGAGCggtcacctcggtccggtcagacgccatcccCGCCATGTCGTAGGGAAAAGACGACACCGCCCAAGCGGTAACGGTCGGTACGATGGCCCACCGTCCACATACGGTTCGACAAGACACCTGTATGtttccacccactatgggatgggaacCACAATGGAGGCCTTGAGGCCTCCTGAACCAATAGAGGCCACGACCCCAGTGCAAGAGATCGTAGCCATAGTCTCCACAAGATGCAAGGCGATCGGCAAGATtgggggcggctaccaactcttGTACGATACCCCCAGAGGACCTGAagacgatgacgaagaccacgCTGCGAAGGACTGCTGGCGGACTACCATCGTGCCAACAGTGTTGCCATGATCTTCACTGTAGGCCACACCACACCATAATGCAACATGGGCGTAAGACCATGATGACAGCCACGCCGAGATGAGCACCACAGGATGGCGTTACTTGCAAGCCAGGTTAGCTAGGAACCTCTCTGTATGTGCCCTGGACCCTAACTATATATAAGGGCGGCCAGGGCATTGTCTCGGGACATCTTGATGAATCTCGATGTGGGCATCCTCCCGTTTGGTATCCTAAATGAAACACTACCAAAATGGTGGAATTCCCCTAGTGTTTTAAAATAGTAATAAAACACTGCCACTAGTcatagctagggatgaaaacggatcggatacagacagatatcactgatattacatttgttttcatatttctgttcggattcagatccgaatacggatagtgtcagccatgccggataggatacgattgggtatcgacatcataaatatacgatttgagtattcggatatggatacggtattgGATGTTGAATATCTAgattcggatacggacagatttgaacccctctaaacgaattcggtctcgaatacggtcggaaaatatctatACCGTTTTCACCCCTAGTCATAGCACATGGAAATCGCATTAGGAGGCATTTGGTAGGAAAAAATTATACTAAATTCTGAAtgctaaaacactaggagaaatTTAAAATTCTGGTTGTGAAAGTATATAGTCTACTAAAACAATTTAAAAATATGTTTGTCTGATATATCTAATGAAAAGGTAGGGGATTTTCTTTTATGGCTTTTTCACATATCTAAAGACTGATTGGTCTTCCCAGTCTGAAACTTGCAGATTCAGATTTTTAGAATCTAAGGTTATTTCTTCTTTCTGTGTTATCATAGAATTCTTGTCCGCATGGCTTTGAGGGCAGACGTCGACACTTATGGTGGCCACTACCATGGAGGTGGGCGCGACAGCGACATACAGTAGCACGCTGGATAGGCTATGTGGGACATGGAGGCGAACTACAAAGACCAAGA
This sequence is a window from Miscanthus floridulus cultivar M001 chromosome 10, ASM1932011v1, whole genome shotgun sequence. Protein-coding genes within it:
- the LOC136487892 gene encoding uncharacterized protein codes for the protein MTNIRSQRIEAPACNQSGSSQLEVYLISLRNNYKIVAKGKLVTTDSTRSIGGTVLGKEFVGVYVETLENNVNGNNGDEMLPRPLFSIKTMKDAIGFLVAWPRSHVKKVKSSTQAGTALLDGNV